In one Candidatus Saganbacteria bacterium genomic region, the following are encoded:
- the uvrB gene encoding excinuclease ABC subunit UvrB: protein MSKFKLVSNFKPAGDQPNAIKSLAKGLDAGNEFQTLLGVTGSGKTFTMANIIEKTQRPALVISHNKTLAAQLCQEFRSYFPENAVEYFVSYYDYYQPEAYLPSTDTYIEKESTINQEIDRLRHSATMALLSRRDVIVVASVSCIYSLGAPENYLKAMVPLKVGARLNRDDVLSKLVAMKYERNDYELNRGKFRVRGESIEIQPSYEKHLLRVELDEGDVIKKITEVDPTSQKTIKELEFAGIYPATHFVTFQDKLEAALQSIKKELELRLAELKKQNKLLEAQRLEQRTKYDIEMIREVGYCSGVENYSRHMEGRPAGTHPSTLIDYFPKDYLMFIDESHVTLPQIRGMYFGDKSRKDSLINFGFRLPSAYDNRPLKFEEFEKKLNQVVCVSATPAKWELERSKNVVEQLIRPTGLIDPEVVVRSSKNQIDDLEKEINKRVGKNERVLVTTLTKRMAEDLAEYLDEKGIKVRYLHSDVETLDRIEILRELRLGKFDVLVGINLLREGLDLPEVSLVAILDADKEGFLRAETSLIQTIGRAARNVNGLVILYAEKMTESMRKALGETNRRRKIQLAYNKKNHITPKTIVKEIADISDRIKDSKLDEVKQIKSFVPPEEVPDLIKHLTDEMEIASTALEFERAAEIRDKIKEIKKAFSIK from the coding sequence ATGTCCAAATTCAAATTGGTTTCAAACTTTAAACCCGCGGGCGACCAGCCAAATGCCATCAAAAGTTTGGCAAAAGGCCTGGATGCCGGGAATGAATTCCAAACGCTTCTTGGGGTGACCGGATCCGGTAAGACATTCACGATGGCCAATATAATAGAAAAGACCCAGCGGCCGGCTCTCGTAATATCCCACAATAAAACCTTGGCCGCGCAATTGTGCCAGGAATTTCGTTCCTATTTCCCCGAAAATGCCGTTGAATATTTTGTTTCGTATTACGATTACTACCAGCCCGAAGCTTATCTTCCGTCAACTGACACATATATAGAAAAAGAATCAACAATCAACCAAGAGATTGATCGGCTAAGGCACTCTGCAACAATGGCGCTTCTCTCTCGGCGCGATGTGATAGTTGTCGCGTCTGTTTCCTGCATCTACTCACTTGGCGCCCCAGAGAATTATCTAAAAGCCATGGTGCCTCTAAAAGTTGGCGCGCGGCTTAACCGCGATGATGTTCTTTCAAAACTTGTGGCCATGAAATACGAGAGGAATGATTATGAATTGAATCGCGGGAAATTTCGGGTTAGAGGCGAATCAATTGAGATCCAGCCGTCTTACGAAAAGCATCTATTAAGAGTTGAGCTTGACGAGGGTGATGTAATAAAAAAAATAACCGAAGTTGATCCAACATCGCAAAAAACAATCAAAGAATTGGAGTTTGCCGGCATTTATCCTGCGACCCACTTTGTAACGTTCCAGGACAAATTGGAAGCGGCCCTGCAATCGATTAAAAAAGAGCTCGAATTGCGGTTGGCGGAACTTAAAAAACAAAACAAGCTTTTGGAAGCGCAAAGGCTAGAACAGAGGACAAAATACGATATTGAAATGATAAGAGAGGTGGGGTATTGTTCCGGGGTTGAAAATTATTCAAGGCATATGGAAGGGCGGCCGGCGGGGACCCATCCGTCGACTTTGATCGATTATTTCCCGAAAGATTATCTTATGTTTATTGACGAGTCGCATGTTACCCTCCCGCAGATACGGGGAATGTATTTTGGCGACAAGTCGCGAAAAGATTCGCTTATAAATTTTGGGTTCCGCCTTCCTTCGGCATATGATAATCGTCCCTTGAAATTCGAAGAATTCGAAAAAAAACTTAATCAGGTCGTTTGCGTGTCTGCAACTCCAGCCAAATGGGAGCTTGAGAGAAGCAAAAATGTCGTGGAACAGTTAATTCGTCCAACCGGGCTCATCGATCCGGAAGTTGTGGTCAGGTCGTCAAAAAATCAGATCGATGACCTTGAAAAAGAGATAAACAAGAGAGTGGGTAAGAATGAAAGAGTTTTAGTTACAACTCTTACAAAACGCATGGCCGAGGACCTTGCGGAATACTTGGATGAAAAAGGGATCAAAGTCAGATATCTGCATTCGGATGTAGAAACTTTGGACAGAATAGAGATCCTCCGAGAATTAAGACTTGGGAAATTCGATGTGCTTGTTGGCATTAATCTGCTTAGGGAGGGATTGGATCTTCCCGAAGTTTCGCTTGTTGCGATTCTTGATGCCGACAAAGAAGGGTTCCTCCGAGCCGAAACTTCTCTTATCCAAACGATAGGGCGGGCCGCCAGGAATGTTAACGGTTTGGTTATCCTTTATGCGGAAAAAATGACTGAATCAATGAGAAAAGCATTAGGTGAAACGAACCGCAGAAGAAAAATTCAGCTTGCTTACAACAAGAAAAATCATATTACGCCTAAGACGATCGTTAAAGAGATCGCGGATATATCGGATAGGATAAAAGATTCGAAACTGGACGAAGTGAAACAAATAAAATCTTTTGTGCCGCCGGAAGAAGTCCCCGATCTTATAAAACATCTAACAGATGAAATGGAGATAGCGTCAACCGCTTTGGAATTCGAACGCGCGGCGGAGATCAGGGACAAGATAAAAGAGATAAAGAAGGCATTTTCTATAAAGTAA
- the dapA gene encoding 4-hydroxy-tetrahydrodipicolinate synthase: protein MIDFGKVITAMVTPFKEDMSVNYDLAAKLAVHLSENGSDSLVIHGTTGESPTLSHEEEYELYRAVKKAVSPKCKIIAGTGSNSTATTIKSTIEAEKIGVDGIMVVVPYYNKPSQEGMYEHFKAAANCTKLPLIIYNIPGRCVVNMLPETVARIAKEFKNIIGLKDAAGNIEQTKKTIELAPKGFILWSGDDNMTLPMMKAGAVGVISVASHIVGNEIAQMVSAFNSGNTKKAQEIHDKLLPIFKILFIAPNPTCVKAALEMVGLKVGKPRLPLIEADQNEKEQVRKVLKSLGKI from the coding sequence ATGATTGATTTCGGAAAAGTAATAACAGCAATGGTAACCCCATTCAAAGAAGATATGTCGGTCAATTATGATCTGGCTGCGAAATTGGCTGTTCATTTATCTGAAAATGGCTCCGATTCTCTTGTTATCCACGGGACAACCGGCGAATCGCCAACTTTAAGCCACGAAGAAGAATATGAGCTCTACCGAGCAGTTAAAAAAGCCGTTTCTCCTAAATGCAAGATCATTGCGGGGACCGGATCCAATTCAACCGCCACAACCATCAAATCAACAATCGAAGCCGAGAAAATAGGCGTTGACGGGATCATGGTCGTCGTACCTTATTATAATAAGCCGTCGCAAGAAGGGATGTATGAGCATTTCAAAGCCGCGGCGAACTGCACGAAATTGCCATTGATAATTTACAATATCCCGGGTCGCTGTGTTGTGAATATGCTGCCGGAAACAGTTGCGAGAATCGCCAAAGAATTCAAAAATATCATTGGGCTCAAAGATGCCGCGGGGAACATCGAGCAGACCAAGAAAACTATCGAATTAGCGCCAAAAGGCTTCATCCTATGGTCGGGCGACGATAATATGACCTTGCCAATGATGAAAGCCGGGGCAGTTGGCGTAATATCTGTTGCGTCGCATATCGTGGGGAACGAAATAGCCCAAATGGTTTCAGCGTTTAATTCCGGCAATACAAAAAAGGCGCAAGAAATACATGATAAGCTTTTACCCATATTTAAAATATTGTTCATAGCGCCTAACCCGACTTGCGTTAAAGCCGCATTGGAAATGGTTGGACTAAAAGTCGGAAAACCTCGTTTGCCTTTGATCGAGGCTGATCAAAATGAAAAAGAGCAGGTCAGGAAAGTCCTGAAAAGTCTGGGTAAAATATAG
- a CDS encoding epoxyqueuosine reductase QueH — MKKVLLHACCAPCATQVLSELNEEHFDLTGFFYNPNIFPAEEYGKRKSSMEEYCRIVNLPMVYIENDLEHRSGDCPFCYETRLLRTAQYAKGNGFEAFTTTLLISPYQNHELIKKIGFQIEEEFGIIFAYRDFRPGHHAGRAKSREYNLYRQKYCGCASSLKTQEVKK, encoded by the coding sequence ATGAAGAAAGTCTTATTGCATGCATGCTGCGCTCCATGCGCGACACAGGTATTGTCTGAGCTCAATGAGGAGCATTTCGATTTGACGGGATTTTTTTATAACCCGAATATCTTCCCTGCCGAAGAGTATGGAAAAAGAAAATCAAGCATGGAAGAATATTGCAGGATCGTAAACCTCCCGATGGTTTATATCGAGAACGACTTGGAGCACAGGTCCGGGGATTGCCCTTTTTGCTATGAGACAAGGCTTTTGCGCACGGCACAGTACGCCAAAGGCAACGGATTTGAGGCATTTACTACCACGCTTCTCATAAGCCCTTACCAGAACCACGAATTGATAAAAAAGATAGGGTTCCAGATAGAGGAAGAGTTCGGGATCATTTTCGCCTACCGGGATTTCAGGCCCGGCCACCATGCCGGCCGCGCCAAATCAAGAGAATATAACCTTTACCGCCAGAAATACTGCGGTTGCGCATCAAGCCTCAAAACACAGGAGGTAAAAAAATGA
- a CDS encoding metallophosphoesterase — protein sequence MTKSQIPIIVLIILLLTASSAFAFSFVVFGDNRDGDAVYKKILDKVNSDKTITFSVNTGDFVARGQESEYIKYQKMIKKSKIPIYHVMGNHDGVFGGWKFYKKYFGSDYYSFDHENSHFVVLNNAFKSSFDAKQYNWLISDLKKNKRQHTFVFFHKPTFDVSGFYGDYVMSDRQASETMMALFKKYKVEYVFTGHVHGYARAEREGIIYTITGGGGAPLYLPKNAGGFYHYVKVTVEDDKIADEVVRINDESN from the coding sequence ATGACCAAATCCCAAATCCCAATTATTGTATTAATTATACTTCTGCTAACAGCTTCAAGTGCATTTGCTTTCTCGTTTGTTGTGTTTGGCGACAATAGGGACGGTGATGCGGTTTATAAAAAGATACTCGATAAGGTCAATTCAGATAAAACCATTACTTTTTCGGTAAATACCGGCGATTTTGTCGCCCGCGGCCAGGAAAGCGAGTACATCAAATACCAAAAAATGATCAAAAAAAGCAAGATACCGATCTATCATGTAATGGGCAACCATGACGGCGTGTTTGGCGGGTGGAAATTCTACAAAAAATATTTCGGGTCCGATTATTATTCTTTCGATCACGAAAACAGCCATTTTGTCGTGTTAAACAATGCTTTTAAGAGCAGTTTTGACGCGAAGCAGTATAATTGGCTTATTTCCGACCTTAAAAAAAATAAACGGCAGCATACTTTTGTTTTTTTCCATAAGCCGACTTTCGATGTTTCGGGGTTTTACGGCGATTATGTAATGAGCGACAGGCAAGCGAGCGAAACCATGATGGCGCTTTTTAAAAAATATAAGGTTGAATATGTTTTTACCGGACACGTACATGGATACGCGCGAGCAGAAAGAGAAGGGATAATATACACAATAACCGGAGGGGGAGGGGCTCCGCTTTATCTTCCAAAAAATGCCGGAGGCTTTTATCATTATGTGAAAGTAACGGTTGAAGATGATAAGATCGCAGATGAGGTTGTGAGAATTAATGACGAAAGCAATTAA
- a CDS encoding PHP domain-containing protein — protein MSADLHIHSNLSDGTNSPEEVVDLAKIAGLTKIALTDHDTVMGIKRAQKAGIGIGVDVIPGIEFTTEANNTEVHILGYFFDPKNTKLLEILEKIQAGRVDRIHKIVKKLNELGVSITADDVFRFSNKGAPGRPHVARAMIEKGYVSSFKEAFNKYIDFRGPAYVSHYKLSPEEAIKLIRQINGAPVFAHPAVSNCDNYIPDLISAGLLGLEAFYSGHNSSQTEKYKNIAHKYNLVMTGGTDFHGDNSGREIKLGDISIPDDMVDKLKEAIS, from the coding sequence ATGTCTGCAGACCTGCACATCCACAGCAACCTTTCGGACGGTACAAATTCGCCAGAAGAAGTAGTTGACCTGGCAAAGATTGCCGGCCTTACAAAGATCGCCCTGACTGATCACGATACCGTAATGGGGATTAAACGGGCGCAAAAAGCAGGCATCGGGATAGGCGTTGACGTAATACCCGGTATCGAGTTCACAACTGAAGCTAATAACACCGAAGTCCACATATTAGGTTATTTTTTTGATCCAAAAAACACAAAACTTTTAGAAATATTAGAGAAGATACAAGCGGGCCGGGTGGATCGCATACATAAAATAGTTAAAAAACTGAATGAGCTTGGCGTTTCAATAACGGCCGACGATGTTTTTAGATTTTCAAACAAAGGAGCTCCGGGGCGGCCTCATGTGGCAAGAGCAATGATCGAAAAAGGATATGTTTCAAGTTTTAAGGAAGCTTTTAACAAATATATTGATTTCCGCGGCCCGGCGTATGTAAGCCATTATAAATTATCGCCTGAAGAAGCGATAAAATTAATAAGGCAAATAAATGGAGCGCCGGTTTTTGCGCATCCCGCAGTCTCGAATTGCGACAATTATATTCCTGATCTTATAAGTGCAGGGCTTTTAGGCCTTGAAGCATTTTACTCCGGGCATAATTCATCGCAAACTGAAAAATATAAAAATATCGCGCATAAATATAATTTAGTTATGACCGGAGGTACCGATTTTCACGGCGACAATTCCGGCCGTGAAATAAAATTAGGCGATATTTCAATTCCCGACGACATGGTCGACAAATTAAAAGAGGCAATATCTTGA
- the alr gene encoding alanine racemase — MKRGNILNTFAEISLEAVKHNIKEVKNLLSPSTRFMAVVKANAYGHGSIAVSRAAAEAGADHLAVANLKEALELREAGTQLPILILTESPTSVMDEIVEHRLTQTVYSYSEAKALSDEAVKRGRKVPVHIKMDTGMGRVGVQPSEVIALYNKIISLPNLIVEGIFTHFAKAEEHGDSYTKQQFEKFQSIIARLEVVKIKHAANSAATLFHPETHLDMVRIGLMIYGIYPAGGAHRSIALRPALSFKTRVVYLKRVPRETSLSYGGTYVTSGETTIATLPVGYADGYSRRLSNRSQVLIKGKRFPVVGRISMDMTLVDIGDAKIDVGDEAMLIGTQGMETISVDEIARLEDTVSYEIICGIGKRVQRIYK; from the coding sequence ATTAAAAGAGGCAATATCTTGAATACATTCGCCGAAATAAGCCTTGAGGCGGTCAAACATAATATAAAAGAAGTTAAAAATCTTTTGTCCCCGAGCACTCGCTTTATGGCTGTTGTTAAAGCGAATGCTTATGGGCATGGATCGATCGCAGTTTCCCGTGCCGCGGCAGAAGCCGGCGCCGATCATCTAGCAGTTGCTAATTTGAAAGAAGCCCTCGAACTGCGGGAAGCCGGGACACAGCTTCCAATTTTAATTTTGACCGAATCCCCGACATCGGTCATGGATGAGATCGTGGAGCACCGTTTAACGCAGACTGTATATTCATATTCCGAAGCAAAAGCGCTCTCTGATGAAGCCGTAAAGCGCGGGAGAAAAGTTCCGGTCCACATCAAAATGGATACAGGCATGGGCCGCGTCGGCGTCCAGCCATCAGAGGTTATCGCGCTTTACAATAAAATCATATCTCTCCCTAATTTGATCGTAGAAGGCATTTTTACTCATTTTGCGAAGGCCGAAGAGCATGGAGATTCGTACACAAAACAGCAATTTGAAAAATTCCAGTCGATAATTGCCCGGCTTGAAGTCGTTAAGATAAAACACGCGGCAAATTCCGCGGCGACCCTTTTCCATCCAGAAACCCATCTTGACATGGTGCGGATAGGCCTTATGATATATGGGATATACCCGGCAGGCGGAGCCCACAGGTCAATTGCTTTGAGGCCGGCGCTTTCATTTAAAACAAGAGTAGTTTATTTAAAGAGAGTCCCGCGCGAAACCTCTCTCTCTTACGGCGGGACATATGTTACAAGCGGTGAAACAACTATTGCGACACTGCCTGTCGGTTATGCTGATGGATACAGCAGGAGATTGAGCAACAGAAGCCAAGTCCTTATTAAAGGAAAGCGTTTCCCAGTTGTCGGCCGCATAAGCATGGATATGACGCTCGTTGATATCGGGGACGCAAAGATTGATGTTGGCGATGAAGCTATGCTTATAGGGACGCAAGGAATGGAGACTATTTCTGTTGATGAGATAGCTAGGCTTGAAGATACCGTGAGCTATGAGATAATTTGCGGGATAGGGAAAAGGGTCCAGAGGATTTATAAATAA